The Desulfuromonas versatilis genome has a segment encoding these proteins:
- a CDS encoding PilC/PilY family type IV pilus protein produces MSGMHFGKRIGGRAAWVLALLLGLTAYPALVGAGCLISSSGTYIEAEDYNTLGDNFQVKSSGSRDQEYAGNNSAAYLQATSNNDTSHPPSGTPVSFNLNFPESGTWYLWIRGWDDGNSGRNSIWYGLNGSAAGNATTPASGDRWYWVNERMDYGSNPIRLNIPSAGNHTVNFWTREKHFKFDGFYLTRTSGSIPSGNIPAGALVIDPAAADCGSGALDADGDGYPASNDCNDGNDQIHPGASEVCDGADNNCNGTVDEGCAPDADGDGYSAAVDCNDGNPFIFPGAPENCGDGIDQDCSGADLPCPETCTDADGDGYYLDAGGCLAIPFDCDDGDAAVNPGAAEVCENAVDENCNGLLSEGCAAGSVGGAVSQVPLFLSQNAPPLNLLVLGRDHKLYYEAYNDASDLNGDGTLDAGYKPASIDYFGYFDSHKCYSYDSAGGRFVPAATTADKTCDDQWSGDFLNYLTTSRMDALRKVLYGGRRVSDTSNLTVLERSHIPQDAHSWGKEYTGIAKDGYDLRDYAPASIGLPEPGYRHLFANTTLGAASASAAPGPPLLRVLNDSKYRVWEWLSIERPVAGSKCLHGSSGPDCATAGGVQWEIVPSSAFKNLTRTTYGFADLPATGHPGDHAAYDTLVANLATPARRNGSGSVSRIDGSGNPFGSNDYYLSIFTGKLEVPAAGSYTFAVDGDDAVELIIDGTLVASWYGGHGNCSCQSYSGSIFLTAGEHDLVFRHEEITGGDNYALYWQRSVPASSISDYTVRVEVCKAGLPEENCKTYPAGSSKPTGLLQEYGEEDLMMFGLLTGSYAKNTSGGVLRKKVSSITDEIDLETGQFTSTVGIVKTIDRLRTVGFSTGYAYEDNCSWITNGPLTEGKCRMWGNPVAEMMYEGLRYFAGKGSATSAFSIAASGNDDASLGLPLASWDDPYGAGGHDYCAKPFQLVISDINPSYDTDQVPGTGFGSFSGDVTGLNVSTLGDDLWDHEYGDNQDIFIGQSGSTTDGAPTVKEAESFRNIRGLAPEEPTKLGGFYGGSIAQFGQTHDLNGNAPESQNMGTFAVALASPLPQIRIPVAGQEITLVPFAKSVGGNGISAVAGSFQPTNTIVDFYVESLTPSYGKFRINFEDVEQGADHDMDAIVEYVYTVNADDTVTVTLDSTYAAGGIIQHMGYVVSGTTADGTYLEVRDQDTATGSDPDYFLDTPPGQRPGQLWSDGQALPLTATRTFTPSNGSGAGFLKDPLWYAAKYGQFEDKNGNDLPDAGEWDQDADGKPDNYFLVTNALTLSEQLASAFNQILGTTSSAAAIATNSTRLDTDTRVYQARFDSNDWSGQMLAYGVNADGSVGDPEWDASELLPQPASRRIFTYKPSTGAGTEFLWDNLDAGQKGYLNTGAGGVVDNLGSGRLGFLRGIRNNELQYGGAFRDRSRVLGDIVNSDPWFTGTQNYGYADLPDPEGPAYLSFRADTAYLERVRLVYTGGNDGMLHAFDAIDGDEEFAYVPNAVYPHLSKLTDPNYQHRFFVDGSPRATDAYLDVNGDSVKEWRTILVGTLGAGGAGVFALDVTDPANFGADDVLWEINASTAGFADLGVVLGQAYIVRMANGTWAAVFGNGFGSASGKALLYIVDLATGSLIRAIDTGVGSVALANGLGGATPVDYPVNRIVDAVYAGDLQGNLWKFDVSHSNSAQWAVAFKQGTTPKPLFTARGPSGNIQPITARPEIGRGPSGADGIMVYFGTGQYYAVGDNVVSGTPPLQSFYGILDSLDNSARITATDRSGLQAQQILVETSGFGYEVRVVSKNPVDWASGKKGWYMDLVSPALGAQGERVVDPPLLVGENLVFTTLIPSGNTCDFGGDGWLMEIEPHTGARTDGSVFDLNKDGKFDSSEYVTVTIDSQVVTVPVNGKKSKEGIITTPGVINAGNVDYKLTSTSSGTIETTVEKATGQRRGRGSWRQLR; encoded by the coding sequence ATGTCTGGGATGCACTTTGGCAAAAGGATCGGAGGGCGGGCAGCCTGGGTTCTGGCGCTGCTGCTGGGATTGACGGCCTATCCTGCGCTGGTGGGTGCGGGCTGTCTGATCAGCTCGTCGGGCACCTACATCGAGGCCGAGGACTACAACACCCTGGGCGACAACTTCCAGGTCAAATCCAGCGGCTCCCGCGACCAGGAGTATGCGGGCAACAACAGCGCCGCCTACCTGCAGGCCACCAGCAACAACGACACCAGCCATCCGCCGAGCGGTACGCCGGTCAGCTTCAATCTCAACTTCCCGGAAAGCGGAACCTGGTACCTCTGGATCCGGGGCTGGGACGACGGCAACAGCGGCCGCAATTCCATCTGGTACGGCTTGAACGGCTCCGCCGCCGGCAACGCCACCACGCCGGCCAGCGGTGACCGGTGGTACTGGGTCAACGAGCGGATGGATTACGGTTCCAACCCGATCCGTCTGAATATCCCCTCGGCGGGCAACCACACGGTGAACTTTTGGACGCGGGAGAAGCACTTCAAGTTCGACGGCTTCTACCTGACCCGCACCTCCGGCAGCATCCCCTCCGGCAATATCCCGGCCGGGGCCCTGGTCATCGACCCGGCCGCCGCCGACTGCGGCAGCGGCGCCCTCGACGCCGACGGCGACGGCTACCCCGCCTCGAACGACTGCAACGACGGCAACGACCAGATCCACCCGGGCGCCTCGGAGGTCTGCGACGGCGCCGACAACAACTGCAACGGCACGGTGGACGAGGGGTGCGCGCCGGATGCCGACGGCGACGGCTACAGCGCCGCCGTCGACTGCAACGACGGTAACCCCTTCATCTTCCCCGGCGCCCCGGAGAACTGCGGCGATGGCATCGACCAGGACTGCAGCGGCGCCGACCTGCCCTGCCCGGAGACCTGCACGGACGCCGACGGCGACGGCTATTACCTCGACGCCGGCGGCTGCCTGGCCATCCCCTTCGACTGCGACGACGGCGACGCGGCGGTCAACCCGGGGGCCGCCGAGGTCTGCGAGAACGCGGTGGACGAGAACTGCAACGGGCTGCTCAGCGAGGGGTGCGCGGCCGGGAGCGTGGGTGGCGCTGTCTCTCAGGTGCCCCTGTTTCTGTCCCAAAACGCCCCGCCGCTCAACCTGCTGGTGCTGGGGCGCGACCACAAGCTCTATTACGAGGCCTACAACGACGCCTCGGACCTCAACGGCGACGGCACCCTGGATGCCGGCTACAAGCCCGCTTCCATCGACTACTTCGGCTATTTCGATAGTCACAAGTGCTACAGCTACGACAGCGCGGGCGGCCGCTTCGTCCCCGCCGCGACCACCGCCGACAAGACCTGCGACGACCAGTGGAGCGGTGACTTTCTCAATTACCTGACCACCTCGCGCATGGACGCGCTGCGCAAGGTGCTCTACGGCGGGCGCCGGGTCAGCGACACCTCGAACCTCACCGTGCTCGAGCGCTCCCACATCCCCCAGGACGCCCACAGCTGGGGCAAGGAGTACACCGGCATCGCCAAGGACGGCTACGACCTCCGCGACTACGCGCCGGCCTCCATCGGCCTGCCCGAGCCGGGCTATCGCCACCTGTTCGCCAACACCACCCTGGGGGCCGCAAGCGCCTCCGCCGCACCGGGGCCGCCCCTGCTGCGGGTGCTCAACGACAGCAAGTACCGGGTCTGGGAGTGGCTCTCCATCGAGCGGCCGGTGGCCGGCAGCAAGTGCCTGCACGGCAGCAGCGGCCCCGATTGCGCCACCGCCGGCGGGGTGCAGTGGGAAATCGTCCCCTCGAGCGCCTTTAAAAACCTGACCCGCACCACCTACGGGTTCGCCGACCTGCCCGCCACCGGGCATCCCGGCGACCACGCCGCCTACGACACCCTGGTGGCCAACCTGGCCACGCCCGCCCGCCGCAACGGCAGCGGCTCGGTGAGCCGGATCGACGGCAGCGGCAACCCCTTCGGCAGCAACGATTATTATCTTTCGATCTTCACCGGCAAACTGGAGGTCCCGGCCGCCGGCTCCTACACCTTCGCCGTGGACGGGGACGACGCGGTGGAGCTGATCATCGACGGCACGCTGGTGGCGAGCTGGTACGGCGGCCACGGCAACTGCAGCTGCCAGAGCTATTCCGGGAGCATTTTCCTGACCGCCGGGGAGCACGACCTGGTCTTTCGCCACGAGGAAATCACCGGCGGGGACAACTACGCCCTTTACTGGCAGCGCAGCGTTCCGGCCTCGAGCATCAGCGACTACACGGTGCGGGTCGAGGTCTGCAAGGCGGGGCTGCCGGAGGAGAACTGCAAGACCTACCCGGCGGGAAGCTCCAAGCCCACCGGCCTGCTGCAGGAATACGGCGAGGAAGACCTGATGATGTTCGGCCTGCTCACCGGCTCCTATGCCAAGAACACCTCGGGCGGGGTACTGCGCAAGAAGGTCTCCTCTATTACCGACGAGATCGACCTCGAAACCGGCCAGTTCACCTCCACCGTGGGGATCGTCAAGACCATCGACCGGCTGCGCACCGTCGGTTTCTCCACGGGCTATGCCTACGAGGACAACTGCAGCTGGATCACCAACGGCCCGCTGACCGAGGGGAAATGCCGGATGTGGGGCAACCCGGTGGCCGAGATGATGTACGAGGGGCTGCGCTATTTCGCCGGCAAGGGCTCGGCGACCTCCGCCTTCAGCATTGCCGCCAGCGGCAACGACGACGCCTCGCTGGGGCTGCCGCTGGCCAGTTGGGACGATCCCTACGGCGCGGGGGGCCACGACTACTGCGCCAAGCCGTTCCAGCTGGTGATCAGCGACATCAACCCCAGCTACGACACCGACCAGGTGCCCGGCACCGGTTTCGGCAGCTTCAGCGGCGACGTGACCGGCCTGAACGTCTCCACCCTGGGGGATGACCTCTGGGATCACGAATACGGAGATAACCAGGACATCTTCATCGGCCAGTCGGGGTCGACAACGGACGGCGCGCCGACCGTCAAAGAGGCGGAGAGCTTCCGCAACATCCGCGGCCTGGCCCCGGAAGAGCCGACCAAGCTGGGCGGCTTCTACGGTGGAAGCATCGCCCAGTTCGGCCAGACCCACGATCTGAACGGCAACGCTCCCGAATCCCAGAACATGGGGACCTTCGCCGTGGCGCTGGCTTCGCCGCTGCCGCAGATCCGTATCCCGGTGGCCGGCCAGGAGATCACCCTGGTCCCCTTCGCCAAATCCGTCGGCGGCAACGGCATCAGCGCCGTGGCGGGGAGCTTTCAGCCGACCAACACCATCGTCGATTTCTATGTCGAGTCGCTGACCCCGAGCTATGGCAAGTTCCGCATCAACTTCGAGGACGTCGAGCAGGGGGCCGACCACGACATGGACGCCATCGTCGAGTACGTCTACACGGTGAACGCGGACGACACCGTCACCGTGACCCTGGACTCCACCTACGCCGCCGGCGGCATCATCCAGCACATGGGCTACGTTGTCTCGGGGACCACCGCCGACGGCACCTACCTCGAGGTGCGCGATCAGGATACCGCCACCGGCAGCGATCCCGATTATTTCCTCGATACTCCGCCGGGGCAGCGGCCGGGCCAGCTCTGGTCCGACGGGCAGGCGCTGCCGCTGACCGCGACCCGAACCTTCACCCCCAGCAACGGCTCGGGGGCCGGGTTTCTCAAGGATCCGCTCTGGTACGCCGCCAAGTACGGCCAGTTCGAGGACAAGAACGGCAACGATCTGCCCGACGCTGGCGAGTGGGACCAGGACGCCGACGGCAAGCCGGACAACTATTTTCTGGTCACCAACGCCCTGACCCTGAGCGAGCAGTTGGCCAGCGCCTTCAACCAGATCCTCGGCACCACCTCCTCGGCAGCGGCGATCGCCACCAACTCTACCCGCCTCGATACCGACACCCGCGTCTACCAGGCGCGTTTCGACAGCAACGACTGGTCGGGGCAGATGCTGGCCTACGGGGTCAATGCCGACGGTAGCGTCGGTGACCCCGAGTGGGACGCCTCAGAGCTGCTGCCGCAACCGGCCAGCCGCAGGATCTTCACCTACAAACCCTCGACCGGCGCGGGGACGGAGTTTCTCTGGGACAATCTCGATGCCGGACAGAAAGGCTATCTCAACACCGGCGCCGGAGGCGTGGTCGACAACCTGGGGAGCGGACGGCTGGGTTTCCTGCGCGGGATTCGCAACAACGAGCTGCAATACGGCGGCGCCTTCCGGGATCGCAGCCGGGTGCTGGGGGACATTGTCAACTCGGACCCCTGGTTTACCGGGACCCAGAATTACGGCTACGCCGATTTGCCCGACCCCGAGGGGCCGGCTTACCTGAGCTTCCGGGCCGATACCGCCTATCTGGAGCGGGTCCGCCTGGTCTACACCGGGGGCAACGACGGCATGCTGCATGCCTTCGACGCCATCGACGGCGACGAGGAGTTCGCCTATGTGCCCAACGCGGTGTATCCGCACCTGAGCAAGCTGACCGACCCCAATTACCAGCACCGTTTCTTCGTCGACGGTTCGCCGCGGGCCACCGATGCCTACCTCGACGTCAACGGCGATTCGGTGAAGGAGTGGCGCACCATCCTGGTCGGCACTCTCGGCGCCGGCGGGGCGGGGGTGTTCGCCCTCGATGTCACCGACCCGGCCAACTTCGGGGCCGACGACGTGCTCTGGGAGATCAATGCTTCCACCGCGGGGTTCGCCGATCTTGGGGTCGTCCTCGGCCAGGCCTACATCGTGCGCATGGCCAACGGAACCTGGGCCGCGGTGTTCGGCAATGGTTTCGGCAGCGCCTCGGGCAAGGCGCTCCTGTACATCGTCGACCTGGCCACCGGTTCGCTGATCCGGGCCATCGATACCGGGGTCGGTTCCGTGGCCCTGGCCAATGGGCTGGGGGGGGCGACCCCGGTCGACTATCCGGTCAACCGCATCGTCGACGCCGTGTACGCAGGGGATCTGCAGGGCAACCTCTGGAAGTTCGACGTCTCCCATTCCAACTCCGCCCAGTGGGCCGTGGCCTTCAAGCAGGGGACCACTCCCAAACCGTTATTTACCGCCCGGGGGCCCTCGGGCAACATCCAGCCGATTACCGCGCGGCCGGAAATCGGCCGGGGGCCCTCGGGGGCCGACGGCATCATGGTCTATTTTGGCACCGGTCAGTACTACGCCGTGGGGGACAACGTGGTCTCCGGGACACCGCCGTTGCAGAGTTTCTACGGCATCCTCGACAGCCTCGATAACTCAGCGCGGATCACCGCCACCGACCGCAGCGGGCTGCAGGCGCAGCAGATCCTGGTGGAGACCAGCGGTTTCGGCTACGAGGTGCGCGTGGTTTCGAAAAATCCCGTGGACTGGGCATCTGGCAAGAAAGGCTGGTACATGGACCTGGTCTCCCCGGCCCTCGGCGCCCAGGGCGAGAGGGTGGTCGACCCGCCGCTGCTGGTCGGGGAGAACCTGGTCTTCACCACCCTGATCCCCTCGGGCAACACCTGCGATTTCGGCGGGGACGGCTGGCTGATGGAGATCGAGCCGCACACCGGGGCGCGCACCGACGGCAGCGTCTTCGATTTGAACAAGGACGGCAAGTTCGACAGCAGCGAGTACGTCACGGTGACTATCGACTCGCAGGTGGTCACGGTGCCGGTCAACGGCAAGAAATCCAAGGAGGGGATCATCACCACCCCCGGGGTCATCAACGCCGGCAACGTCGACTACAAGCTGACCAGTACCTCCTCGGGGACCATCGAGACCACCGTGGAGAAGGCCACCGGGCAGCGGCGAGGGCGCGGATCCTGGCGGCAGTTGCGCTAA
- a CDS encoding DUF1015 domain-containing protein: MAKIAPFRGLRYNVAQIGDPAKVVAPPYDVISPALQQELYRRHPANIVRLILGKINETDSETDNRYTRSAADFAKWQQEQILTRDAEPSIYLYDQEYPIEGGEVVVRKGFVALTRLEDFSSGVVKPHEKTLSGPKTDRFNLTKACGANFSPIFSLYSDPCCVLESVTRKLRDKSPDMEVADDDGVRHRLWQVSDPMVIEKAQDLLDNKPLFIADGHHRYETALNYRNFMREKHPGYSGKELFNYVLMYFANMEDRGMQIFPTHRLVYNVEALNPDSLRDALGEFFEVETRNIDSADQAARQEVRQELREKGKERHCLAMYCGKGDVIYLTLRENAVMDRFFSDKSPKVLRTLDVSILHRLILETLLNISPEAQEKQTNLKYVKNFDEPFELVDCGEFQLAFLMNPTRMNEVRDVANAGEKMPQKSTYFYPKLLSGLVINKIVEGEKVED, translated from the coding sequence ATGGCGAAAATCGCTCCGTTTCGCGGGTTGCGCTACAACGTGGCACAGATCGGCGACCCGGCCAAGGTTGTAGCCCCCCCCTACGACGTCATCTCCCCCGCACTTCAGCAGGAACTCTACCGCCGGCATCCAGCAAATATCGTGCGGCTGATCCTGGGGAAGATCAACGAAACCGACAGTGAAACGGACAACCGCTATACGCGCTCGGCAGCCGACTTCGCCAAGTGGCAACAGGAGCAGATTCTCACCCGGGACGCCGAACCCTCCATCTATCTCTACGACCAGGAATACCCCATCGAGGGGGGCGAAGTGGTGGTGCGCAAAGGGTTCGTCGCCCTGACCCGACTCGAGGATTTCAGCTCCGGGGTGGTCAAGCCCCACGAGAAGACCCTCTCCGGGCCCAAGACCGACCGCTTCAACCTGACCAAGGCCTGCGGGGCCAATTTCAGCCCGATTTTTTCCCTCTATTCGGACCCCTGCTGTGTGCTGGAATCGGTAACCAGGAAGCTCAGGGATAAATCCCCCGACATGGAGGTCGCCGACGATGACGGGGTCCGTCACCGGCTGTGGCAGGTGAGCGACCCGATGGTCATCGAAAAAGCCCAGGATCTGCTCGACAACAAGCCCCTGTTCATTGCCGACGGCCATCACCGTTACGAAACCGCCTTGAACTACCGCAATTTCATGCGGGAGAAGCACCCCGGCTATTCGGGCAAGGAACTGTTCAACTACGTGCTTATGTACTTCGCCAATATGGAAGACCGGGGGATGCAGATCTTCCCCACCCATCGGTTGGTCTACAATGTCGAAGCCCTCAATCCCGATTCTCTGCGCGACGCGCTGGGGGAATTCTTCGAGGTCGAAACCCGCAATATCGACTCCGCTGACCAAGCGGCCCGCCAGGAGGTTCGGCAGGAGCTTCGCGAGAAGGGCAAGGAGCGTCACTGCCTGGCCATGTATTGCGGCAAAGGGGATGTCATCTACCTGACGCTGCGCGAAAATGCCGTCATGGATCGCTTTTTCAGCGACAAGTCGCCCAAGGTGCTGCGGACCCTGGATGTCTCCATTTTGCATCGACTGATCCTGGAAACCCTGCTGAATATCAGCCCTGAAGCCCAGGAAAAGCAAACCAACCTCAAGTACGTCAAGAATTTCGACGAGCCCTTCGAGCTGGTGGACTGCGGAGAATTCCAACTGGCCTTCCTGATGAATCCGACGCGCATGAACGAAGTGCGCGATGTGGCCAATGCCGGCGAGAAGATGCCCCAGAAGTCGACCTATTTCTATCCCAAGCTGCTCAGCGGACTGGTGATCAACAAGATCGTCGAAGGCGAGAAGGTCGAAGATTGA
- a CDS encoding ParM/StbA family protein encodes MEILGIDIGFGFTKATNGRDSLIFKSVLGEATDIQFREAILSEGKEEDHLQLEVDGKSFFLGELAERQSNVRFFTLDQTQFISKFAKYLALAAAARLVGGFIPVNMVTGLPIGHYRQHKDELARILQGEHKVTVVDAEGKTQEKTISVNKVRVIPQPFGSMFNMMLNDLGELGDKRLVKEKIGIIDVGFRTSDYTISDKMRYSERGSRTTDSGIARAFNVIASKLREKSGVNVELYRLYEAVERGSIKIRGKEHELKSLTEQVFGQLATTVANEVDRLWADDWDMDTMVVTGGGGAVLEPFLKPLLKGNVLALDPSQDARLNNVRGYWRFGKHIWARGVVPSPAGPAEK; translated from the coding sequence GTGGAAATCCTCGGTATCGATATCGGGTTCGGATTCACCAAGGCCACCAACGGCAGGGATTCTCTGATTTTCAAATCGGTGCTCGGCGAGGCGACCGATATCCAGTTTCGTGAGGCGATCCTCTCGGAGGGGAAAGAGGAGGATCACCTGCAACTGGAGGTGGATGGAAAGTCCTTTTTCCTCGGCGAACTGGCCGAACGCCAGAGCAACGTCCGGTTTTTCACCCTGGATCAGACCCAGTTCATCAGCAAATTCGCCAAGTACCTGGCCCTGGCCGCGGCTGCGCGGTTGGTCGGCGGGTTCATCCCAGTCAACATGGTCACCGGCCTGCCCATCGGCCATTACCGCCAGCACAAGGATGAGCTCGCGCGGATCCTGCAGGGAGAGCATAAGGTGACGGTGGTCGACGCCGAGGGCAAGACCCAGGAGAAGACCATCAGCGTCAACAAGGTGCGGGTTATCCCCCAGCCCTTCGGCTCCATGTTCAACATGATGCTCAATGACCTCGGTGAACTCGGCGACAAGCGCCTGGTCAAGGAGAAGATCGGCATCATCGATGTCGGGTTCCGCACCTCGGACTATACCATCTCGGACAAGATGCGCTATTCTGAACGGGGCAGTCGCACCACGGATTCGGGGATCGCCCGGGCGTTCAACGTGATCGCCTCCAAGCTGAGGGAGAAAAGCGGGGTCAACGTCGAACTGTACCGTCTTTACGAGGCCGTGGAACGGGGTTCCATCAAGATCCGCGGCAAGGAGCACGAGCTGAAAAGCCTGACCGAACAGGTCTTCGGGCAGTTGGCGACCACAGTGGCCAACGAAGTCGACCGCCTCTGGGCCGATGACTGGGATATGGACACCATGGTCGTCACCGGCGGCGGCGGTGCCGTGCTCGAGCCGTTCCTCAAGCCGCTGCTCAAGGGGAATGTGCTCGCCCTCGATCCCTCCCAGGATGCCCGGCTCAACAACGTGCGAGGCTATTGGCGGTTCGGCAAGCATATCTGGGCCCGCGGCGTGGTTCCGTCGCCGGCCGGCCCTGCCGAAAAATAA
- the rnr gene encoding ribonuclease R, with protein MPVFAAELVEFLEKRARQPLTAREILGELDLSRGDRQEAVRLIEELAREGTLVRLKGNRYALPRRVNLAIGTVSIHRDGYGFVAPGDGRPDVFIPARFLREAMHGDRVAVRIEHAGRFGKPEGRVIRVLERVHQTLVGRFEAGRGFGYVVPADPRLSHDILIPKGAAGTARPGQIVVARIDTYPERNRMPEGVIVEVLGEPDDPEVEILAIVHKHGLPNRFPAEVLEAAAQVPDRVRPEDLAGREDLRELPTVTIDGETAKDFDDAVAVRREKGQAIRLWVSIADVGHYVSEGSPVDREAYERGTSVYFPGRCIPMLPENLSNGICSLNPEVERLAMTAEMVFDAQGNRISSRFYPSVIRSRARLTYTEVASVLVERDPAAISRLGGELPVQLETMELLARRLMAMRRRRGSLDFDLPEAEIVLDLRGRPENIVRAERTIAHRVIEEFMLAANEAVASFLVDKGAPLLFRVHEPPDLEKLQAFQEFVGHFNYGFNLSGSRVDPAELQVLLAEVEGRPEERMINQVLLRSMKQACYSPDNSGHFGLAADPYCHFTSPIRRYPDLVVHRVLRQVLTRGQLPPGQKSHLERELPGQGEQTSHRERRAMEAEREIVELKKCQFMAGRVGEQFDGIVSGVQPFGVFVELKEYFVEGLVHISSLTDDFYHFEEDLQRLIGENRRRELQVGSGVRVSVKNVNLERREIDFVLADLPEEGRRRPSPRRKTGRRRRA; from the coding sequence ATGCCTGTATTCGCGGCAGAACTCGTTGAATTTTTAGAAAAACGAGCCCGGCAGCCGCTCACCGCCCGCGAGATTCTGGGGGAGCTCGATCTGTCCCGGGGCGATCGCCAGGAGGCGGTGCGCCTGATCGAAGAGCTGGCACGCGAAGGGACCCTGGTCCGGCTCAAGGGGAACCGCTACGCATTGCCGCGGAGGGTCAATCTGGCCATCGGCACGGTTTCGATTCACCGGGACGGTTACGGCTTCGTCGCCCCGGGTGATGGCCGGCCCGACGTCTTCATCCCCGCCCGTTTCCTGCGTGAGGCGATGCACGGGGACCGGGTTGCGGTGCGCATCGAGCACGCCGGCCGCTTCGGCAAACCCGAAGGACGGGTGATCCGGGTCCTGGAGCGGGTTCACCAGACCCTGGTGGGGCGGTTCGAGGCCGGCCGCGGCTTTGGCTACGTGGTCCCCGCCGACCCCCGCCTCTCCCACGACATCCTCATTCCCAAGGGGGCTGCCGGTACGGCCCGCCCCGGTCAGATCGTCGTCGCCCGCATCGACACCTACCCGGAACGCAACCGCATGCCCGAAGGGGTCATCGTCGAGGTACTCGGCGAGCCCGACGACCCCGAGGTGGAAATCCTCGCCATCGTGCACAAGCACGGTCTGCCCAACCGCTTTCCTGCCGAGGTCCTCGAGGCCGCCGCCCAGGTACCCGACCGGGTTCGCCCCGAGGATCTGGCGGGCCGGGAGGACCTGCGCGAGCTGCCGACGGTGACCATCGACGGCGAGACCGCCAAGGACTTCGACGATGCCGTAGCTGTGCGCAGGGAAAAGGGCCAGGCTATCCGGCTCTGGGTCTCGATCGCCGATGTCGGCCACTATGTGAGCGAGGGGAGTCCGGTGGACCGCGAGGCCTATGAGCGGGGAACCAGCGTTTATTTCCCGGGCCGCTGCATCCCGATGCTTCCGGAAAATCTCAGTAACGGCATCTGTTCGCTCAACCCCGAGGTCGAGCGGTTGGCCATGACCGCCGAGATGGTCTTCGACGCGCAGGGGAACCGCATCTCCAGCCGTTTCTATCCCTCGGTGATCCGCAGCCGGGCCCGGCTGACCTACACCGAGGTGGCCTCGGTGCTGGTCGAGCGTGACCCCGCAGCCATCAGCCGGCTGGGGGGGGAGCTGCCGGTGCAGCTGGAAACCATGGAGCTGCTGGCCCGGCGACTGATGGCAATGCGCCGGCGGCGGGGAAGCCTCGATTTCGATCTGCCCGAGGCCGAGATCGTTCTCGATCTTCGCGGTAGGCCTGAGAACATCGTGCGGGCCGAACGCACCATCGCCCATCGGGTCATCGAGGAATTCATGCTGGCCGCCAACGAGGCGGTGGCCTCCTTCCTGGTTGATAAGGGAGCTCCCCTGCTGTTTCGCGTCCACGAACCTCCGGATCTGGAAAAACTTCAGGCCTTTCAGGAATTCGTCGGCCATTTCAACTACGGCTTCAATCTCTCCGGCAGCCGCGTCGACCCAGCCGAACTGCAGGTGCTGCTCGCCGAGGTGGAGGGCAGGCCCGAGGAGCGCATGATCAACCAGGTGCTGCTGCGCAGCATGAAGCAGGCCTGCTATTCGCCGGACAACAGCGGCCATTTCGGACTGGCTGCAGACCCTTATTGCCACTTTACCTCGCCCATCCGGCGCTATCCCGACCTGGTGGTGCACCGGGTGCTGCGCCAGGTGCTGACCCGGGGACAGCTGCCGCCGGGGCAGAAGTCGCATCTGGAACGTGAGCTTCCCGGACAGGGGGAGCAGACCAGTCACCGCGAGCGACGGGCCATGGAGGCGGAGCGGGAAATCGTCGAGCTAAAAAAGTGCCAGTTCATGGCCGGCCGGGTCGGGGAGCAGTTCGATGGTATAGTCTCCGGGGTTCAGCCCTTCGGGGTGTTTGTCGAGCTCAAGGAATATTTCGTGGAGGGACTGGTCCACATCTCCTCCCTGACGGATGACTTTTATCACTTTGAGGAAGATCTGCAGCGCCTGATCGGAGAAAACAGGCGGCGCGAGCTGCAGGTTGGCAGCGGGGTTCGGGTGTCCGTCAAAAATGTGAACCTGGAGCGCCGGGAAATTGACTTCGTTCTCGCCGACCTGCCGGAAGAGGGCAGACGGCGGCCGTCTCCGCGGCGCAAAACCGGCAGAAGGCGGCGGGCCTGA
- a CDS encoding type IV pilin protein, with amino-acid sequence MRPNLQNGFTLIELVVAVAIIGILAAIAIPAYSNHVRQSHRASAKAALAEAAQTMERFFTRNNTYAGAAVNPSSTAGASYLLDFVGTPDAASFTIRAVPQGAQAGDRCGSLTIDQAGSKGAAEANCW; translated from the coding sequence ATGCGTCCCAATCTGCAAAACGGCTTCACCCTGATCGAACTGGTGGTGGCGGTGGCCATCATCGGCATCCTGGCGGCCATCGCTATTCCGGCCTACTCCAACCACGTGCGCCAGTCGCACCGGGCCAGCGCCAAGGCGGCTCTGGCCGAGGCGGCCCAGACTATGGAGCGGTTTTTTACCCGCAACAACACCTATGCCGGCGCAGCGGTCAATCCAAGTTCCACCGCAGGCGCCTCCTACCTTCTTGACTTCGTGGGCACCCCGGACGCGGCATCCTTTACCATCCGGGCCGTCCCTCAGGGAGCCCAGGCGGGCGACCGCTGCGGCAGCCTGACCATCGACCAGGCAGGGAGCAAGGGAGCGGCCGAAGCCAACTGCTGGTAG